In the Mobula birostris isolate sMobBir1 chromosome 25, sMobBir1.hap1, whole genome shotgun sequence genome, gggtatgtaggaggaaagggttagattgatcttggaatacgtttaaaaggtcagcacaacatcatgggcaaagggcctgtactttgctgtagtgttttatgaagTGCAGATAAGGGGTATAAAGAAATATTGGGAAATCTCACCAAGCAAGCAATTGTGCAAAACCTAGCAGGTTGTACATAGATTTTAATAGCCTGAGTAGCTTTTTGTCAGCAGTGTTAAGTTTGCATTTAAATAATACAGGTGGTGGACCCTTGCTTTCAGGTGTATAAAAGAAAATTAGGATTTAAATTATTCTTGAATAATGCTCCTTTAATTTgtaatatttttttcttatatgtaaATATCTTTAAAATATCTTTTTCCCCACAGGTTGGATTCTTATTGATCGTTGTGGGAAACATTTTGGCACTGTCTTGAACTACCTGAGGGATGACTCAATTATCCTTCCAAAGAGTAGGCGGGAAATAAAGGAACTATTAGCAGAAGCCAAATATTACCTTATTCAAGGCCTAGTGGATGTCTGTCAGACAGctttacaggtaattttaaaaATGCTTGGTTTTAACTTTTAAATAgtataatttgtttattttttttgtgAAGATGTAAAAATATTTTTGCATATCCTGATAGTAAACATGTTGTGAAACTTCAACTCGTCTGTTTAAGCACCAAATCCCAGATGAAAGCAATGTTATGATGTCATGTACAATGAAGcttccaatgtttccacaatgACAGACCACACCCTTAAATTCACTGTAGTATGACTGCTACATAATTGAGCATTTTGTTTGCTGTGTATTTGTCATCTTCAAACCTCAAATACAATGACTAATGATGTGGATTGTGGAATATGGTTCTGCCTCTTTTCACATAAGATTTTCAGCTAATGAAAAGTGAATGAAGGATTTCAGTTGAAGTTGCAATCAACTTGAGGTCCAAGCAAAATAATATTAAGCCATTGTGAAATCCATTTGCTTTGTTATAAGTTgctgcattgattttttttttgcaaaactaAACTACATCCATTTCAGAGGATAGCAACAACGTGCAAGGTAAAAATTTTTTAACACATTGAGTTCCTGGAATGTAGTCCttggtgggccaaaggtcctgtttgtgtgtgtgtgtttttttaacaTAAAATACCAGGCAAGCTAATACTAGATTCCATCTATGGCAGATAGGAAAATTTAAATTTGGTTTCATTAAGTAAACTTAGCCTTTTAAGCAGCATTCGGGGAAGGAATCTGTCACCATTTTCTCACATCTAGTCAGTATGTGACTCTTGATTCTTAGCTACCTTCTGAAGCAGCCGAATGAACCATTCAAACTAAGAGCAGTTAGGAAGTGGGCAGTAAATGTTGGCCTTGAATGATGCCCACATCCTGTGAATTAATTTCTTAGAATAAAGCCCATCGCAGGACATAAATATTGTAAAAGATGAGAGAAAGGAGAAAGCAAATCAAGCAGTGTCTATAATTGTATTTTACTATGACCTTACAAATATGTAGATGGTCACCGAGACTGAGTACCTATGAGATTAAATGCTCTATAAATTCTCCTTTTAAACATAGAAAAACATCATATTTACTGGAATCTCAATCACTTACTGTTATGAAACCGAAGAGttgaagtccaagcaacacacaaaatgccggaggaattcagcagaccaggcagcatctatcggaaagagtacagtcagtgtttcgggtccgttgcccttcatcaagactggaggggtttaaaaaaataaagtgtcggagtaagaaggtggagggagaggaggaagaaacaaggtgataggtgaaactggggggtggggagagtggtgaagtaatgagctgggatATTGGTgaaagatagagggctggagaaggggtaatctaatagaggacagaaggccatgaaagagaaaagggggaggagcaccagagggaagtgatgggcaggcaaggagataaggtgagagaggaaaaaggggattgGGAGGGGTGGgtacattaccagaagttcaagaaatcgatgttcatgccatcaggttagaggctactcagaatataaggtgttgcttctccaacctgagtgtggtctcatcgcgacaggagaggaggccatggactgacatgatagaatgggaagtggaattaaaataggtcaccactgggagatcctgcttttaagTCCcctttccaattcccattccaacatgatggcatgaacatcaatttctcgaacttctggtaatgcgcCCTTtcccctttaccattccccattctcatttccccctctcaccttatttccttacctgcccatcatctccctctggtgttcctctccctttgttccatggccttctgtcctcctatcagatttcccccttttccagccttgtatctctttcaccaatcaacttcccaactccttGCTTCACCACTCcttcccccagtttcacctatcaccttgtgtttcttcctcccctccctccacctttatgCTCTGACctcatttttttcctccagtcctgatgaagggtctcggcctgaaacgtcgactgtgctcttttccgtagatgatgcctggcctgcagagttccgacaacattttgtgtatgttgcttggatttcgagcatctgtAGATCTTGAGTTGAAGTCCTGCAGCTGACAAACTCCTCTCTCAGCAAGGCACTGAATGTTGCACCTCACGTGACCCAGGATTAAAACACAATTCTTTTGTCTTGGGCAGCGGGAATATTTTTCACATTTGCTGTACTTGGCTAAAGTCAGATTTTTGATCACCATAGCAACCACATACCATTGTCCTTGTGAAGAAAAGTTTGACTTTCTTGAACTCTGAAATAACGATTtgattttctttcaggaaaaGAATGAATGCTGTGAAGTTGCTTGCATGATCCCCATGATTACCTCTCTCAAGGAGGAAGAAAGACTTATTGAAAGTTGTGCTAAGGTCACAAGACTATTGTGCTTTTTTAATATTGGAAGATTATATTTTGTCAGATTTGATTAGTAATAACTAACTACCTGTATTCTTTATTAACAGCCTGTTGTGAAGCTGCTACATAACAGGAGCAATAACAAGTATTCCTACACTAGGTATGATCTAGTCTGCTTCAGATTGTGCTGTCACTTTAAACACAATGGTCCTGTTGTCCTAttgtctttatttttatttaagtgatgcaacacagtaacaggccttttCCAATCCAATAAATCCATGACACTCAATTAACTAAGTAAaacgtatgtctttggaatgtgggaggaaacccacatggtcattctgagcatgtacaaactccttgtaggCAGCAGTGAATTGAACCTacatcactggcgctgtaattctgttacactaaccgctccactacactaccgtgccgcccaagaaaaattagctttatttgtcatatgcattcgaatatacagtgaaatgcatagttTTGTGTCAGTGCCCAACCACAGtctaaggattgtgctgggacagcctgcaagtgttgtcatggttctggtgccaacataggatgcccacaactcactaatcgtgcatctttggaatgtgggaggaaaccagagcgcccagagggaaacccatgtggtcccagggagaatgtacaaattcctgatGAACAGTGATGGGTATTAAACCCGCtgcactggtactgtaaagtgttacgctaGCCACTATACTACCATGCTACTCCCAATTGGGATTCTAAATTTTTTACTTTGAAATGCATCTAGCACTTGAATGCTAATACAGCTTTCAGGAAATACTTGGAAAACGGTGGAAAAGCAAAATGATGTAAGGTTTAGTTCGCTCTTTAAGAAGTCTCTATAAAACTTTTACAGTGTAAAACATGGAAATGGGATCAGGTGGCCTTTAAAGACTGTTAACCATTTGCTTTTCAAGCAACGCAGCTTCTTGCAACTGGCTCCCAGAGTGCTATTTACCAACCACTGTAGGCATATAGTTGtcaatcagaatcatgtttaatatcactgtggtatttattttgcagcagcagtacagtgcaatacataaaatatgctataaattacaataagaaataatagAAATtagtaagtagtgcagaaagtgagcaaaatagtgaggtagtgttcatgggttcattgtccattcagaaatccgagggcaaaggggaagaagctgttcctaaaactccTCAATTTTGGGCAGTTCTGTTCCAAAACAGTTAAATATTTTTAAGTACTTTTTCCCACCCTCACATCATTTACTTCCTGTCCTTTCCCCACAGTTCTTAATAAATTTTCCTGTGCCTGTCACttttaaagaataaaaaaaataaacacattCACGTAACTGAGTGATTGCCATTTAACTTGGATGAATACAGCTATTGTCACGGTGCAGGCTGTGCAGATGGAGAAAAACTGTTGTTGTAAATTTGCTTGCATAAGAAGAATCTGCCCTGTGACCTGTGCACATACACTAAAATCATTTGGATGTAATGCTGTTTTTTTTCTAGTAACTTTTATTTAAATCATGGGTCTGATTTGATCTTGCAATCTCATTATGCATCTGCTACTCTTACATGGATGTAATCATCAATTTAAGAAAAAAGTCAATAACTGACTATGTGAAAGTTACGGGAGCATACACTACTGCTAAAATAAAAGAACAATACCATAATTATACCTTCTCTTCTTTGACAAATACAAGATTAGACCAAAAAATGCTATTAAATTTAGTAGAAGGATACTCAGACAGTGATATTCAGGCCCTGATAATTTGTATCATTGTTTAAAGTTTGAACTTTATTGGTTGCAGATGCTCCCATCGCATAATTAAATACTAAATCAGAATGTCAAGATCTGTTTGGATCAATTCCTTGAGATGTATGCAAGCTGATTCAGATATTGATTCTGAACTTAGTTTTGTGGCCCAAGAGGTTCTGTGATATAGATCTTCCCAAACCACCAAAGTAAATTTTACTTGGGTGATAAGTTTCAAACTAGCCTAACATCCTAAAAGATCATAATCATTTTTGTTTCCAAATTATGCATGTAGTCAGTTTTATACATTTTGTTCATTCTTGTTTTTATTGACAAAATCAAACTaaaatttaaactttgaattATACTTAGTTTTCCAAGTTAGAACTATAAAAATAGATTTGCTTTATCTGTTATAACTTTATGAAATACTCACCAAGCATCTAACCAAGTTTTCACAATCTTGCCCACAATGTGGTAAAAGGCTTCAAACAACTGCATTGCTGTTGTGCATTATCACCAATTATTTAAATTGGGTTTTGTTTATTCAGCAACTCTGATGACAATTTGTTAAAGAATGTTGAACTATTCGACAAACTGTCCCTGAGATTTAATGGAAGAGTGCTTTTCATGAAGGACGTCTTAGGAGATGAGATTTGCTGCTGGTCATTTTATGGACAGGGCCGCAAGCTTGCTGAGGTTTGCTGCACCTCCATTGTGTATGCAACAGAAAAGAAACAGACCAAGGTATGTGAGGAAAATAATCAATGTCAATAAGCCTTTTAATAACATGAAAGTTGATATTTTCTGTCTGCTAATTTAACATAATTTGAAATTTTGCTTATAAATATCTAAATATGGTGCATTGATTGGATGAATCCTGTCCTGAAGGAACAGGAACCAAAGGACTAAGTTGAAATTGCATTGTGATATGGTCTTTTATCCCGGAAGAGAAAGCAGAGTTAACAGCTTTGCATGCTATTGAGACTATTCCAGAGTTCTCCAAACCAGTGACATTATAACATTTGGATGCAGGATTTCAATAGTCCTTGTTTAAATAATATTGTTTTGGTGTATATTGTAGAAAAATTTACAGGAACAAACTGTTGCAAAACATTCAATGGCTTGTGCCATCTGACACTCAAGTTCATCTCCAAGTCAAGTAGCTAAGTCTGCTGAGTTTTCAGACAGATTCATTGGTATGTTTTGCCATCGTATTTGTATGTGAAAGAAAATTTAAATTGATGTACAAAATTCTCCACCTGGAAGTTTGCAACTTTAACTTCATTTTTCCTTGTGCAGGTTGAATTTCCTGAAGCAAGAATTTATGAAGAGACATTGAATGTCTTGCTTTATGAAACACCACGTGTACCTGATAACTTGCTGTTAGAGGCTACTAGTCGGACATCTGCTCAAGGGTCACATAGTGAAGATGAAGAGGCGTTGGAAGTTAGAGATCGTGTGCGTAGAATACACGTGAAAAGGTACAGCTCATATGATGACAGACCCCTTGGACACCAGCCTGCCTATAGAGACTAAAACTAACCAGATTCTTGGGTATGGCAATAATTATAATTTTAAcaaaaaaagtactaatggttACCACTGTGCAGATCATGGATTATGAAGATAACTGACATGGCAGAAGGGAAAACCGGAATGCTTTTAAGTTTAATTTGATATGTTTGTTCTGTTACTTTGATTTTTCTCCTTCTGGAAGAAAATGTCTTAAGTGGAACTGAAATACATCCTAAAACCTGTGCATAATTTTCCTTTATTGTAGA is a window encoding:
- the LOC140187737 gene encoding BTB/POZ domain-containing adapter for CUL3-mediated RhoA degradation protein 2; the protein is MSGDTCLTSPCPPSGAKPKAISFKGGSMGNKYIRLNVGGSLYYTTVQILTRHDTMLKAMFSGRMEVLTDKEGWILIDRCGKHFGTVLNYLRDDSIILPKSRREIKELLAEAKYYLIQGLVDVCQTALQEKNECCEVACMIPMITSLKEEERLIESCAKPVVKLLHNRSNNKYSYTSNSDDNLLKNVELFDKLSLRFNGRVLFMKDVLGDEICCWSFYGQGRKLAEVCCTSIVYATEKKQTKVEFPEARIYEETLNVLLYETPRVPDNLLLEATSRTSAQGSHSEDEEALEVRDRVRRIHVKRYSSYDDRPLGHQPAYRD